One window of the Hyperolius riggenbachi isolate aHypRig1 chromosome 5, aHypRig1.pri, whole genome shotgun sequence genome contains the following:
- the LOC137519223 gene encoding E3 ubiquitin/ISG15 ligase TRIM25-like has translation MNGMLSVAVCSTCAGGEASAGQQPETITLRMASADLRKELDCSICLTIYTDPVTLRCGHNFCRLCIDQVLATQEGAGVYSCPDCREEFQERPALQRNITLCNIVESFRSAQPDQEETGVFCTYCIHSPVPAVMSCLHCEASLCDNHLRVHSKSPEHVLCDPTTSLENRKCSVHRELYRYYCTVDSACICVSCSLAGGHKGHNVEMLGEASDKKKQKLKNDLQELITKTEETEKEVQSLQENERKVHEKSSGVTERVTVLFRDLRRQLDDLEKSVLREVSRQKEQLSLALADFIQQLEIKKAELSRKMCHIEELCNMTDPLTVLQESHTGDLCDTEEGDKEDRGRHDGRDLDEALISHTLYTGLSDIIAGVTGGCIIQEATDILLDINTAHNDLHISDDMKIVSSSDISQNRPGTSVRFQKYPQVISRQSFSSGRHYWEVDVSKSDNWYVGMCYPSIDRRGEQSGIGDNNKTWCLDRYKNQCYVHHDSKVIQLPDDVFSNRVRIYLDYEAGWLSFYDLCVPIRLLHAFTADFASGPLRAVLYVGGGSIKICGERSNQEV, from the exons ATGAATGGGATGCTCAGTGTTGCTGTGTGTAGCACGTGTGCTGGAGGAGAGGCCAGTGCTGGGCAGCAGCCAGAGACCATCACCCTGA GAATGGCGTCTGCTGATCTGAGGAAGGAGCTGGACTGTTCCATCTGTCTGACCATTTATACAGATCCTGTGACCCTGAGATGTGGACACAACTTCTGCCGGCTCTGTATAGATCAGGTGTTGGCTACACAGGAGGGGGCTGGAGTTTATTCCTGTCCTGACTGCAGAGAAGAGTTTCAGGAACGGCCGGCACTGCAGAGGAACATAACATTGTGTAACATTGTGGAGAGTTTCCGCTCTGCTCAGCCAGATCAGGAAGAGACTGGAGTCTTCTGTACTTACTGTATTCACTCTCCTGTACCGGCTGTTATGTCCTGTCTGCATTGTGAAGCTTCTCTGTGTGACAATcacctgagagtccacagcaagTCACCAGAACACGTCTTGTGTGACCCCACCACTTCCCTGGAGAACaggaaatgctccgtccataGAGAACTGTATAGATATTACTGCACTGTGGACtctgcctgtatctgtgtgtcctgCAGTTTGGCCGGAGGCCACAAGGGTCATAATGTGGAGATGCTGGGTGAGGCCTCTGATAAGAAGAAGCAGAAACTGAAAAATGATCTGCAGGAACTGATCACTAAGACAGAGGAGACTGAGAAGGAAGTCCAGAGTCTGCAGGAAAATGAAAGAAAAGTCCATGAAAAGTCATCTGGTGTAACAGAGAGAGTCACTGTcctgtttagagacctcaggagacAGCTGGATGACCTGGAGAAGAGCGTCCTGAGAGAGGTCTCCAGGCAGAAGGAGCAGCTttctctggcattggctgatttcattcagcagctggaaataaagaaggccgagctgtccaggaagatgtgtcacattgaggagctgtgtaacatgactgacccactgactgtcttacaggaatcacacacaggtgacttgtgtgacactgAGGAGGGGgataaggaggacagagggagacatGATGGGCGGGATCTGGATGAGGCTCTCAtctcacacacattatacacagggTTATCTGATATAATAGCCGGGGTAACTGGAGGCTGCATCATACAGGAGGCTACAGACATATTACTGGATATAAACACAGCTCATAATGATCTACATATATCAGATGACATGAAAATTGTATCCAGTTCAGATATCAGCCAGAATCGCCCAGGAACATCAGTGAGATTTCAGAAATACCCTCAGGTGATAAGCAGACAGAGTTTCTCCTCAGGgagacattactgggaagtggatgtcaGTAAATCAGATAACTGGTATGTAGgaatgtgttaccccagtatagacaggagaGGAGAGCAGTCAGGAATTGGAGATAATAACAAGACCTGGTGTTTGGACAGGTATAAAAATCAGTGTTATGTGCACCATGACAGTAAGGTGATCCAGTTACCTGACGATGTCTTCAGTAACAGAGTCaggatatatctggattatgaggctgGGTGGCTGTCCTTTTATGATCTGTGTGTCCCGATCAGACTCCTCCACGCCTTCACTGCGGACTTCGCCTCTGGGCCCCTCCGTG
- the LOC137517899 gene encoding E3 ubiquitin/ISG15 ligase TRIM25-like gives MASADLRKELDCSICLTIYTDPVTLRCGHNFCRLCIDQVLDTQEGAGVYSCPDCREEFQERPALQRNITLCNIVESFRSAQPDQEETGVFCTYCIHSPVPAVMSCLMCEASLCDNHLRVHSKSPEHVLCDPTTSLENRKCSVHKKILEYYCLADAACICGSCSLAGDHQGHNVEMLDEASEKKKQKLRNDLQELITKTEEAEKEVQSLQENKRKVHEKSSGVTERVTGLFRDLRRQLDDLEKRVLREVSRQEEQLSLALADFIQQLEIKKAELSRKMCHIEELCNMTDPLTVLQESHTGDLCDTEEGDKEDRERHDGRDLDVALISHTLYTGLSDIIAGVTGGCIIQEATDISLDINTACNGLHISDDMKIISSSRISQNRPETPERFESCSQVISRQSFSSGRHYW, from the coding sequence ATGGCGTCTGCTGATCTGAGGAAGGAGCTGGACTGTTCCATCTGTCTGACCATTTATACAGATCCTGTGACCCTGAGATGTGGACACAACTTCTGCCGACTCTGTATAGATCAGGTGTTGGATACACAGGAGGGGGCTGGAGTTTATTCCTGTCCTGACTGCAGAGAAGAGTTTCAGGAACGGCCGGCACTGCAGAGGAACATAACATTGTGTAACATTGTGGAGAGTTTCCGCTCTGCTCAGCCAGATCAGGAAGAGACTGGAGTCTTCTGTACTTACTGTATTCACTCTCCTGTACCGGCTGTTATGTCCTGTCTGATGTGTGAAGCTTCTCTGTGTGACAATcacctgagagtccacagcaagTCACCAGAACACGTCTTGTGTGACCCCACCACTTCTCTGGAGAACaggaaatgctccgtccataagAAGATATTGGAGTATTACTGCCTTGCAGATGCTGCCTGTATCTGTGGGTCCTGCAGTTTGGCCGGAGACCACCAGGGTCACAATGTGGAGATGCTGGATGAGGCCtcagagaagaagaagcagaaactAAGAAATGATCTGCAGGAACTGATCACTAAGACAGAGGAGGCTGAGAAAGAAGTCCAGAGTCTGCAGGAGAACAAAAGAAAAGTCCATGAAAAGTCATCTGGTGTAACAGAGAGAGTCACTGGcctgtttagagacctcaggagacAGCTGGACGACCTAGAGAAGAGAGTCCTGAGAGAGGTCTCCAGGCAGGAGGAGCAGCTttctctggcattggctgatttcattcagcagctggaaataaagaaggccgagctgtccaggaagatgtgtcacattgaggagctgtgtaacatgactgacccactgactgtcttacaggaatcacacacaggtgacttgtgtgacactgAGGAGGGGGAtaaggaggacagagagagacatgatgggcgggatctggatgtggctctcatctcacacacattatacacagggTTATCTGATATAATAGCAGGGGTAACTGGAGGCTGCATCATACAGGAGGCTACAGACATATCACTGGATATAAACACAGCTTGTAATGGTCTACATATATCAGATGACATGAAAATTATTTCCAGCTCCCGTATCAGCCAGAATCGCCCAGAAACACCAGAGAGATTTGAGAGTTGCAGTCAGGTGATAAGCAGAcagagtttctcctcagggcgacattactggtAA